In Drosophila subpulchrella strain 33 F10 #4 breed RU33 chromosome 3R, RU_Dsub_v1.1 Primary Assembly, whole genome shotgun sequence, the following are encoded in one genomic region:
- the LOC119553212 gene encoding UDP-glycosyltransferase UGT4, which yields MRLGCAWLALSLLLHLNLHLDVGLAANILGVFPYRLPSPFQMVRPLVQALVKRGHSVTMITPLSFLPDIDGVRHIRVPELNRLMDDLMETDKFLDFLGSKWREGRLAAKIFYNVSHAILGNNGVQRMLRDKSERFDMIILEASHLDALYGLAEFYNASLVGVSCLNMNWNIDYLAGNPAPSVYEPVSPIGFALDYSLLSRWHNWIYITEEKLLERLVFRPAQLKVFKKFFKYPAQKLTELRERFSIILVNSHFSMGRVRANVPNIIEVGGLHLSEPPEPCDKELQRFLDEAKHGVIYFSMGLDIMVKYLPINMQQTLLQAFAMLKQRVVWKNELSMMPNKSQNIYVIDRAPQRQLLAHPNVRLFINHGGLQSVIEAIDSGVPMLGFPLFFDQFSNLHRVQLAGMAEVLDTNDLNADTLIETIKELIENPNYAKRAKEMSISFRDRPMSPLDTAIWWTEYALRNRDTNHMRINVEEIPLMRYYRLDTVLTFGIRFGCVLGSISFLCWRLYQKHRNRQRRLLERRRAFMQMQIRMMMLECETVS from the exons ATGCGCCTCGGCTGTGCTTGGCTGGCGCTAAGCCTGCTTTTGCACCTGAATCTTCACCTGGACGTGGGTCTGGCGGCCAATATCCTGGGCGTTTTCCCGTACCGTCTCCCCTCACCTTTCCAAATGGTAAGGCCCCTAGTTCAAGCTCTAGTTAAGCGGGGTCACAGTGTTACAATGATCACACCGTTGAGTTTTTTGCCCGACATAGATGGAGTTCGTCACATACGAGTGCCGGAGCTAAATAGACTCATGGATG ATCTAATGGAAACAGACAAATTTCTAGACTTCTTGGGCAGTAAATGGAGGGAGGGTCGTCTGGCTGCTAAAATCTTTTACAATGTTTCACATGCCATCCTCGGCAATAATGGTGTCCAAAGAATGTTGCGCGATAAAAGCGAGCGGTTCGATATGATTATCTTGGAGGCCAGTCACCTGGATGCACTTTACGGATTGGCCGAGTTTTACAATGCTTCACTGGTCGGAGTTTCGTGTTTGAACATGAACTGGAACATTGACTATTTGGCGGGAAATCCCGCTCCAAGTGTTTATGAGCCCGTTTCCCCGATAGGATTCGCTCTGGATTACTCACTTCTTAGCCGATGGCACAATTGGATTTATATAACGGAGGAAAAGCTTCTGGAGCGCCTTGTATTTAGACCCGCTCAGCTGAAAGTCTTCAAGAAGTTCTTTAAGTATCCGGCCCAAAAGCTGACTGAGTTAAGAGAACGATTTTCTATAATCCTGGTCAACAGCCACTTTAGTATGGGAAGGGTGCGTGCGAATGTACCTAACATAATAGAGGTTGGAGGCCTCCATCTAAGTGAGCCCCCGGAACCCTGTGATAAAGAACTTCAAAGATTTTTGGACGAGGCTAAGCACGGTGTCATATATTTCTCCATGGGCCTGGACATAATGGTTAAATATCTGCCGATCAATATGCAGCAAACTCTCCTGCAGGCCTTTGCTATGCTGAAACAGCGTGTGGTGTGGAAGAATGAGCTCTCCATGATGCCCAACAAATCACAAAACATATATGTGATCGACAGAGCTCCCCAGCGGCAGTTGCTCGCCCATCCCAATGTCCGGCTTTTTATCAATCACGGCGGATTACAGAGCGTGATAGAGGCGATAGATAGTGGAGTTCCGATGCTGGGATTTCCACTCTTCTTCGATCAATTCAGCAATTTGCATCGGGTGCAGTTGGCTGGAATGGCCGAGGTCCTGGACACCAATGATTTGAACGCAGATACTCTCATTGAAACTATCAAGGAGCTTATCGAAAATCCAAACTATGCCAAAAGAGCAAAGGAAATGTCAATATCTTTCAGGGATCGACCTATGAGTCCTCTAGATACTGCTATCTGGTGGACTGAGTATGCCTTACGAAATCGGGATACTAACCACATGCGAATCAATGTGGAGGAGATTCCTCTGATGCGGTATTATAGACTGGATACCGTCCTCACCTTTGGAATTCGCTTTGGATGCGTCTTAGGATCGATTTCCTTTCTGTGCTGGAGATTGTATCAGAAACACCGGAATAGACAGAGACGCCTTCTTGAGAGAAGAAGAGCTTTCATGCAAATGCAGATACGAATGATGATGCTTGAATGTGAAACCGTCTCTTAG
- the LOC119553222 gene encoding UDP-glycosyltransferase UGT5-like, whose protein sequence is MRLGFSWLVVILYHLLQKDLHRDVAEAANILGIFSYHLSSHFLVLRTFSRALVERGHNVTLITPEGMPPDIEGVRHIRIPKLNKRVQEVIESDQFLDFFGNKWMESVLAVSMLSNMSHDILSDDAVQRMLRDGSEHFDLVMMEPSGLEALYGLVEFYNASLMGLSGGTVSWKTEALAGNPAPSIYEPISPIGYSWDPLFMSKIYNWIHITEEKLLEGLIFRPAQLRIFKKIFGYSELKFNELRRKFSVILINNHFSMGRVRANVPNIIEVGGLHLSEPPEPCNIELQRFLDEAEHGVIYFSMGMDIMVQLLPENMQHQLMQSFAQLEQRIVWKNELLNIPNKSKNIYVIERAPQRHVLAHPNVRLFITNGGLLSVMEAVDSGVPMLGLPVFFDQFIILQYVKQGGMAEVLDANALNSEILTKSIRELLENPKYTLMAKKMSQSFRDRPMSPLDTAVWWTEYVLRNKDATHMRLNVDEVSPLRYYGLDWLLPFGFRFGIVFVSVIYLCYKIFQKNRERMRGRQERESGFLQLLNL, encoded by the exons atgcgCCTCGGATTTTCTTGGCTGGTGGTTATCCTGTACCATTTACTTCAAAAGGACCTTCATCGGGATGTGGCAGAGGCAGCTAACATCCTTGGAATATTTTCCTACCACCTTAGTTCGCATTTTCTAGTTCTACGAACGTTTTCAAGAGCCCTTGTTGAACGAGGTCACAACGTAACATTGATTACCCCAGAGGGAATGCCGCCCGATATAGAGGGAGTTCGTCATATTCGCATTCCCAAGCTTAACAAACGCGTTCAAG AAGTGATAGAGTCAGATCAGTTTTTGGACTTCTTTGGTAACAAATGGATGGAGAGCGTGCTGGCCGTTTCAATGCTTTCCAACATGTCCCACGATATCCTAAGTGACGATGCTGTTCAGCGGATGCTACGAGATGGGAGTGAACATTTCGACCTGGTCATGATGGAGCCATCTGGTCTAGAAGCCCTATATGGCCTGGTGGAGTTCTACAATGCGAGTTTGATGGGATTGTCCGGGGGAACTGTAAGCTGGAAAACTGAAGCACTTGCTGGAAATCCGGCTCCAAGCATATACGAACCCATCTCCCCGATTGGCTATTCATGGGATCCCTTGTTTATGAGCAAGATTTACAATTGGATCCATATCACCGAGGAAAAGCTGCTGGAGGGTCTGATCTTTCGGCCGGCCCAACTGCGCATCTTCAAGAAAATCTTTGGATATTCGGAACTGAAGTTTAATGAACTGCGCCGCAAGTTCTCGGTGATCTTAATCAACAACCATTTCAGTATGGGCAGAGTGCGAGCAAATGTTCCGAATATAATAGAGGTTGGAGGACTGCATCTCAGTGAACCCCCGGAACCATGTAATATAGAGCTGCAGAGATTTTTGGACGAGGCGGAGCACGGCGTCATCTACTTTTCGATGGGAATGGATATCATGGTGCAGCTTCTGCCAGAAAACATGCAGCATCAATTGATGCAATCATTTGCCCAACTAGAGCAGAGGATTGTTTGGAAGAATGAGCTTTTAAATATTCCCAACAAATCGAAGAACATATATGTGATCGAAAGAGCCCCGCAGCGCCACGTTCTTGCCCATCCCAATGTCCGGCTTTTCATTACAAACGGAGGATTACTTAGTGTGATGGAGGCGGTTGACAGTGGAGTTCCGATGCTGGGACTACCAGTGTTCTTTGACCAGTTCATTATTTTGCAGTACGTTAAGCAAGGCGGAATGGCCGAGGTCTTGGACGCCAACGCTTTGAATTCTGAAATTCTAACCAAGAGCATTAGGGAACTGCTAGAAAACCCTAAATATACTCTCATGGCCAAGAAAATGTCGCAATCCTTCAGGGATCGACCCATGAGTCCTCTGGATACGGCAGTTTGGTGGACGGAGTACGTCTTACGCAATAAGGATGCCACTCACATGCGTCTTAATGTAGATGAAGTTTCCCCGTTGCGGTACTACGGATTGGATTGGCTGCTTCCATTTGGTTTTCGTTTCGGAATCGTCTTTGTGTCTGTAATCTATCTTTGTTACAAAATATTCCAGAAAAATAGGGAAAGAATGCGAGGAAGACAGGAAAGAGAGAGTGGTTTTCTGCAGTTGCTTAATTTATGA